A window of Ascaphus truei isolate aAscTru1 chromosome 16, aAscTru1.hap1, whole genome shotgun sequence contains these coding sequences:
- the LOC142467693 gene encoding uncharacterized protein LOC142467693, which yields MFSVLLSVCIFVEVVGQDFSNTTCHSMCHCSSEEDIQCDNMGLKSLPGDLPASAVSLSLTGNLFRILTFNAFRNVPHLQILWLNQNNLTFLFPGAFIALSNLKELNLRKNSRLTYLHAHTFRGLLNLISLDLSHCNIFEIHPLVFSHLFSLEDLELGSNEIHYIPQALRKLHNITRLSLEKNHVAAIGRNSFKHQQALQDLNLRRNRIRVIQDDAFNQLNKLNVLNLGHNSISRLPNQIFNGLRQLKIMYLEANEIARINCSFNRLVNLKKLHLNNNRITHITQNAFASLTQLELLHLSKNNLTSIPSYLFANLPKLKHVFLSFNPWSCDCSMAWVAKWLVTYDGAIQGLHCVFALSRRTTSEVFTHRGTVCSQVPEKVDTDECVEIAVNSASTSPVLTYILILLFIVV from the coding sequence ATGTTCTCAGTacttctctctgtgtgtatttttgttgagGTGGTGGGACAGGATTTCAGTAACACTACATGCCATAGTATGTGTCACTGCTCTTCTGAAGAGGACATTCAATGTGATAACATGGGACTCAAAAGCCTTCCTGGAGACCTCCCTGCTTCTGCTGTATCTTTGAGCTTGACAGGCAATCTATTCCGGATCCTTACTTTCAACGCTTTCAGAAATGTCCCTCACCTTCAAATCCTTTGGTTAAATCAGAATAACCTGACTTTCCTATTTCCTGGAGCCTTTATTGCACTCAGCAACTTAAAGGAATTAAATCTCCGCAAGAATTCAAGGTTGACCTACCTCCACGCTCACACGTTCCGAGGCCTACTAAACCTCATCTCCTTGGATCTGTCTCACTGCAACATCTTTGAAATTCACCCGCTTGTCTTTTCACATCTGTTTTCTTTAGAAGATCTCGAGTTAGGCTCCAATGAAATCCATTACATCCCCCAAGCTTTAAGGAAGCTTCACAATATCACCAGGCTATCTCTGGAAAAAAATCACGTCGCAGCCATAGGAAGAAACTCTTTCAAACATCAGCAAGCCTTGCAAGATTTAAATCTCCGAAGGAACCGGATTCGGGTGATTCAAGATGACGCCTTTAACCAACTAAACAAATTGAATGTGCTAAATTTAGGACACAATTCTATCTCTCGTTTGCCTAATCAGATTTTCAATGGATTAAGGCAGCTCAAGATTATGTACCTGGAAGCCAACGAGATTGCCCGGATCAATTGCTCCTTTAACCGTCTTGTCAACTTAAAGAAATTACATCTTAATAACAACCGCATAACACACATCACACAGAATGCGTTCGCCTCTCTAACGCAACTTGAGCTGCTGCACCTGAGCAAAAATAATTTGACGTCCATTCCTAGCTATTTGTTTGCAAACCTTCCTAAACTGAAACACGTCTTCCTTTCTTTTAATCCGTGGAGCTGCGACTGTAGTATGGCCTGGGTAGCCAAGTGGCTGGTAACATATGATGGGGCGATACAGGGCTTGCATTGTGTCTTTGCGTTATCTCGCAGAACAACATCGGAAGTCTTCACACACAGAGGAACTGTGTGCTCTCAAGTTCCAGAGAAGGTTGATACTGACGAATGTGTGGAGATCGCCGTGAATTCTGCTTCAACGTCACCTGTACTGACATACATTCTAATTCTTTTATTCATTGTTGTTTGA